In the Paenibacillus sp. FSL R7-0337 genome, CGGCGAGCACGGAGCTTGCCACCCTCCGCCGCGAGCTGCGCGGGGGTGAGACACGCATCCGTGAGAAGCTGGATTCGATGATCCGCTCGTCTTCGGTCTCGAAGATGCTGCAGGATCAGCTTGTGACGATCCGTGGTGACCGGTTCGTCATTCCGGTCAAGGCAGAGTACCGCGCCCACTTCGGCGGTATTGTGCACGACCAGTCGGGCTCAGGGGCAACGCTGTTCATCGAGCCGGAATCCATTGTGGCGATGAACAACAAGCTGCGGGAGACGCGGCTGCGCGAAGAGCGTGAGATCGAGATCATCCTGCACCGGCTTACTGCGCTAGTAGGCGATATTGCCGAGGAGATGGCTTATGATATCGACATTCTCGGCGAGCTGGACTTCATCTTCGCCAAGGCGCGTCTTGCACGCGACCTGAAGGCTACCCAGCCGCGGATGAATGACCGCGGATACCTGCGGCTTCGCAAGGGCCGCCATCCGCTCATTCCGGCGGAGCAGGTTGTGCCGCTGGATGTGGAGCTGGGCAATGATTACCGCTCCATCATCGTGACCGGACCGAATACGGGCGGGAAGACCGTGACCCTGAAGACGATCGGCCTGCTCAGCCTGATGGCGATGTCTGGCCTCTTCATTCCGGCCGAGGAAGGCAGCCAGCTGTGTGTCTTCGATGCGATCTACGCCGACATCGGCGATGAACAGAGTATTGAGCAGAGCCTCAGTACCTTCTCCAGCCATATGACGAATATTATATCCATTCTGAAGCGGATGACACCAAAGAGTCTGATTCTGCTCGATGAGGTCGGTGCAGGAACAGATCCGGCCGAAGGCTCCGCACTGGCGATAGCAATTCTGGAGAATATTCACCGGACGGAATCCCGGATGGTTGCCACTACACATTACAGTGAACTGAAGGCATACGCTTATGAACGGGCAGGCGTTATTAATGCCAGCATGGAATTCGATGTGCAGAGCCTGAGTCCTACTTACCGGCTGCTGGTCGGTGTGCCTGGACGAAGCAATGCGTTCGCCATTGCTGAACGCCTCGGGATGCCAAGTGCGATCCTTGAGCATGCGCGCGGTGAAGTGAAAGAAGAGGATATGCGCGTTGAGCATATGATTGCCTCCCTTGAGGAGAACCGCCTCACCGCAGAGAACGAACGCATACGGGCGGAAGAGATTCGCCGTGAAGCGGAGGAGTTCCGTAAGCGGCAGCAGCAGGAGCTGGAGAAGCTTGAAGGCTCACGCGACAAACGCCTTGAGAAGGCAGAGAAGGATGCCAGCGAACTTCTGGCCAAGGCGCGCAAGGAAGCCGAGGAAATTATCGTTGGCCTCCGCCGCCTGGCACTGGAGGAAGGCGCATCCGTTAAGGAGCATAAGTTGATCGAAGCGCGCCGCCGGCTGGATGAAGCAGAGCCTGCACCGCGCAAGAAGGCTGTGCCGCGCAGCACGGTCAAGGCGCCGCGCAAGATTCAGCCAGGGGATGAAGTTAAGGTAGCGAATGTGAATCAGAAGGGCCTTGTGGTTGAGTTGAGCGGTACCAAGGAAGCTGTTGTACAGTTCGGCATCATGAAGATGAAGGTCAATCTGAGTGATCTGGAATTCCTGGCCTCCGCACCGGATGCTCCTCCTCCGGCTCTGCGCAGGGCCACAACGGTTAAGCGTACACGCGATGAGAATATCCGTAGTGAGCTTGATTTGCGTGGTGCGAACCTGGAGGAAGCCATTATGGAGACCGACCGCTTCATCGATGAAGCTTTTCTCGGTAATCTGGGGCAGATCTCCATTATCCACGGCAAGGGGACGGGAGTCCTGCGGACAGGAATTCAGGAATATCTCCGCAAGCACAAGCATGTCAAAAGCTATCGGCTCGGGAACTACAATGAAGGCGGCGCGGGTGTGACGGTAGCTGAACTGGAGTAACGCCCTTAGTCCGGCAGAAAGAGGGAAAAGAGTGCAGGATAATATTGATCTTTTGCTGGAACATCCGCTGGGGGCGCTGCTAGGCTACTTCACTGTCGCCATATTGGGGCTGGTCGTCTTTCTGTCCTTCTTCGAAATGGTGACGAAATACAACTGCTGGGAAGAAATCCGCAAGGGGAATGTGGCCGTAGCTATGGCAACCGGAGGCAAAATCTTCGGAATCTGCAACATCTTACGTTTCAGCATTGAAGCAGGGGCATCAATCTATGAGACGATGAAATGGTCGGTTGTAGGCTTTTTGCTGCTGCTGCTGGCTTACTTCCTGTTCGAGTTTTTTACTCCGGTCTTTTCAATTGATGAAGAGATTGCTGCGGATAACCGGGCCGTAGGACTGACAGCTATGCTGCTCTCCATATCCTTGTCCTATGTTATCGGCGCGGCCATATTCTGAATTAGGGGGCAGGGAGATGAAGCTGCTGGTTCGGATTCTGTTTTTTTCAGCCCTGGCTTTTATAGCGGCCGGCATTATATATTTAACGGTGAATTGAACCGAATGTGAGTAAGCGAAGGAGATTATACAGATGGAGACAACAGTTTGCCCATGGTGCCATACCGAGATTGTATGGGATGAGGAGTTTGGACCCGAGGATACCTGTCCTCATTGCAATAACGAGCTTAGCGGCTACCGCACAGTGACGATAGGTGCAGAGGATATAGAGGATGAAGAGCCGGATATGCAGGAAGCTTCCGGG is a window encoding:
- a CDS encoding endonuclease MutS2 — encoded protein: MDDKILHTLEYRKILNKLMQYTQTPMGRLTAELLKPSGDFEGVKKLLQATDEAVNVDRLKGIPSFGGVTDIRPALKRASIGGMLGTAELLAVGNTIGGARRVKRFIHAMHDDESIPSLFAQSDLLSEQKPVEDAIRMCIDENADVMDSASTELATLRRELRGGETRIREKLDSMIRSSSVSKMLQDQLVTIRGDRFVIPVKAEYRAHFGGIVHDQSGSGATLFIEPESIVAMNNKLRETRLREEREIEIILHRLTALVGDIAEEMAYDIDILGELDFIFAKARLARDLKATQPRMNDRGYLRLRKGRHPLIPAEQVVPLDVELGNDYRSIIVTGPNTGGKTVTLKTIGLLSLMAMSGLFIPAEEGSQLCVFDAIYADIGDEQSIEQSLSTFSSHMTNIISILKRMTPKSLILLDEVGAGTDPAEGSALAIAILENIHRTESRMVATTHYSELKAYAYERAGVINASMEFDVQSLSPTYRLLVGVPGRSNAFAIAERLGMPSAILEHARGEVKEEDMRVEHMIASLEENRLTAENERIRAEEIRREAEEFRKRQQQELEKLEGSRDKRLEKAEKDASELLAKARKEAEEIIVGLRRLALEEGASVKEHKLIEARRRLDEAEPAPRKKAVPRSTVKAPRKIQPGDEVKVANVNQKGLVVELSGTKEAVVQFGIMKMKVNLSDLEFLASAPDAPPPALRRATTVKRTRDENIRSELDLRGANLEEAIMETDRFIDEAFLGNLGQISIIHGKGTGVLRTGIQEYLRKHKHVKSYRLGNYNEGGAGVTVAELE
- a CDS encoding DUF350 domain-containing protein, whose protein sequence is MQDNIDLLLEHPLGALLGYFTVAILGLVVFLSFFEMVTKYNCWEEIRKGNVAVAMATGGKIFGICNILRFSIEAGASIYETMKWSVVGFLLLLLAYFLFEFFTPVFSIDEEIAADNRAVGLTAMLLSISLSYVIGAAIF